ACAAAAGCCGTATCTGAAGGACTGTCCTTTTGAGGATGCTGCCAACACTCATAATTTGTAAGACAAATTCATGATATGTGTGAATTTATGTGTTCATACCTGTATTGGTCACATTCTTTAAAAGTTATTAAGTATATGTTACTAACATCAGCAAGTTGTGATTGTGCTGATAActatttgtgttcatgtgtaaaaatgtcatttgaaggTTGTTTTTTCGTTCAACCCTTTCATTTGATTTAGTTACCCTGCAGTGGGTCTAAGTTATCCAGACCCATTTCAGCCTCCTTGTTCTCAAGTTTCTCTCCTTGTAAACTTTGAAGTGTTTCGTGCATGCTCACCTAAGATTCTTATTTTCAACAGTCCATCCTTTCTCAGTCTGCTAGATTAATCTGAAAGTGACGCTTCCCTGAATTTGAGGCATCTGTAGACATGCCCAAATGTAAAATTGTCTCCTGGTTCTTGTAATCAAGGTAACAGGACTTCCTGATTCTAAGCACAAAAAATTGTGCATTTGAACAATATGAATCCTGATATGGGAATCAGTGTTTTGAACTttgtaatcaaataaaaatagatcAACAAATAGAAAAGCAAGAGAAAGCCCAGTGGGGGAAAGGCCACCGAGCCATAGCCATAGTAAACCTGTGCTTTACAGTTTTATGTTCTCGCCGCAGTACAATTAATCTAGATCTCTCTGGACAGACGTTGCATCACAGATCACTCAGTGAAATTTTGTAAAGCCCCCACCCCTTTGTGCTGTCGGGATTGGTACAGTCCAAGCTTCCCTCAATGCTGCTGCCTCACCTGGATGTTGCTAGAATGTCCTTTTTCAAgtaagggaggggggtgtgggggtgtgcgCGGGAGAGGGATGTGCACTGATGTAGGATTAGCCGACTATTGCTGTATAAAGGGTTGTTTAATAAtctgagctgcagacagcagcTTTATTATCAGGCAGTAGCAGCACTATTGTAGGgcagcatttctctctctctttgctctgtGAGCTGGTTTTGCCATCCCTGCTTACCCTGTGAGACTGCTGGAATTGCATTTAAAAGGGAAAGAGGCTGGAGAGGAGCAAAGAACAACAGCTTTGTCATCCAGAGGTGATAAACTTGGACAGCGACATCGAACACCTCAGAAACAGCCATGACCCAGGGGAAGGTaggcttctctctttctccctctcgctctcgctgtctctctctccttctcttcacCTTTGTGCTTCTGGATAAGCTTTCAGGGTGTTGACAGGCAGCACTTGTTGTGTCACAGCTGATGTGCATAAAAAGATTCACAACGTTGTGAAAACCTGGGACTTCGTCTGCCGCGGTTTGGcgcatttcacattttttagaGCGTTTCAGAATATTACGTAACTTCTGTGACTTAGCTTTGGCttaccccccaaccccctccacacacacacacacacaccagacgTACAGCAGTTTAGCTGCATCTCCAGCATCTGTGTCTGGATATTTGTTGATAACAGTGATCCAAAACCCAGCCTCAGGGTATACTCAGTATCCTTATGCAGGGAAGGGTTGTATTGTTACCAGCATGCTGTGTGATGCTCTTACAAGGCATACTGTACTTACCTATATTTAAGTACTGGTAGAACATgattgaattattcatttgctttgcatatggcagagcagcagagcatACATTTGActtattattcatttgcatagCTTTATGTTTACTGTCACGGTTACAGTTAAGTGGCCGCTACCTCACCCAGGAAGCCTGCAGCCATGTAGCTACGAACCCCTTTCCTTATCCACTACAGCACAAAGTTTCCTCAGCTCTGCACACTAGGATGAGAAGCCAGATCTGGAACAAGACCGCAAAAGACATGACCCGAGTTTGCGTGAAGCTGTAAAGGCCATATGGTACTGTTTTGTCCGTTTGTGTGTCTCCTTTCAGGCCACTGCCTCTGAAAGCCTCTACAATATTAGGAATTTAGTGGGTTGTACTGTTTAATCTGATCAGATTATTTTAGCATCATTCCTTTTCCAGTAAAGTTCTGTGGCGCACCAAGGATTGTGTGCATTATTATGTTCTGAaccaaagaatgaaaaaattgCTGGTTATGTAGCATGTTTCGTCCCTTTCATGGATCTTAAAGCACCCTGCAATGAAGGGGGATGACTCAGCCACCACCATGTGTAGCCCCCACCTGGGTGAAGGGAAGTTATACCAAGTACTGACTCACGTCACATGATCCTGTGAAACTTAACATAAAAGAACAGGAGATTCCCTTGTGTCCTGGTAACAGCTGATAGAGGTCAAGGTCTAGTCATCTAATTTTCTGATATTTTAACTGGCTGAAGAAATTCTTGCCTGGTTGATTTAATGTCCAGTATTTCTTGAAACAGAAAAGGGTTACTCATGCATGTGAATAACTTGTGCATCCATGAACAGGGAATGAATATGAACAGAATAtgcaaggacagacagagacctGTAGCCAAAACCAGAAGACTGAAGGGACACAGACGTAAACTGAATAACACTACTGGTTTTTTTTCACCTGTAATCATCACAAGTCCAACACTGTATGTACATCCAGACCCAGCAATCCATGGCCTATATTCATCAATAGGATCACAGTCTTAGGAGGCAAGCTGCTTTGAAGAACCTGCATGATGTCATTTACCAGTTCCAGACTGGCTCAGAACTTTCATATGAGGGATTTACCAGGAAGCAAGCACACTCaagcctttatttatttattgtttttatgcaaAGCCTGCTCAGTGCATGTAATCAATCACTGCATTAAATGATCTGTTTAGATGTCTGTAAATATGACTATACAACATGCTAGTGTAAAGTTGTATATATTAATGACATCAGTGACAACACCACACAAGTTACAGGGAATCATCAGTCCCTGGCATTTAGATTGGTTgaagagagacacaccagacaTGGGAGCTTGTTCCTTCGGGGGAGTTTCTCGGGACTCTGAAAAAACAAAGCGAGGCTCCAGGAGAACAATGGGAAGGATTCTCATGGGCACAAAGAGCCTTGATTCTAGAAAGGGGCCagaggcagaaagacagacggagagagagcaCGGACActgcctctctttttctctcgcTCACTCCCCCCCCAGAACACTGCTGAGTATAGGTTCTGGAACAATTCTGCTCTCAAAGGATTCACGGCGGAGAGGAGGACATtacaagaaaggagaggagagaaggataTGTGGCTTATGCCAGATTAGCCATATGGACAGATGGGTGCTGTTGTACGATGACTTACTCATTAAGAAGGCTGGAGCAGGGGTTTTCTGTGCACAGAGCGAAAGGGCAGAAGGAGGGGCTAAGGTCTCTCAGCTTAGTTGTAGATTCTGGGTTTTTTATAATGATTTGTactgtgtgggcagcagtgtagcacggTGGTAAGTCACAAGGCTTGTAACCTGAAGCTGGTTCAATgccccgctagggcactgctgttgtacccttgggcaaggtacctgaCCCAGAtctgcctcagttaatatctagctgtataaatggataacatgtcaataatgtaatgtaatgtacagtgttaTGGTCATATATAATAGTAATTAGTCATTTGAACAGGCTGCGACATGCCCATGATTGACAAACATGGCTCCCAGGTCCAGAGTATAAATATCAACTCTGACCTTTCAACAGCAAGTATAAAACAAGTCCATCACAAATGCACTCAGTACAATACCTTTTCTCGAAGACACAAGTCCGAGATAAAAGTATCTGCACAAAATTCAGATGAAAGCTGGTGCACGTTACCCACTGAAGCAACACAAACACGCTGTCCACAGAGTAACTGTgctaatcaattaattaaattaatagtCATTTCATGCCTCTCCAGGTCTCGGtgacaaacaaacagaccaaTGGGGCACAAGAAGGGACAATGCCGGCAGCCCCACCCAGCTACGAGGAGGCGACGGCAGGTAAAAAGACAGGAGACTCCCCAGCAGCCCCACACCGTGACCTCCATGTGGGCTGACCTGGGCCACGGTGACCAATGCTTCTTCACATTCCTATTTGTTGACCTCCCTGTCTGTATTTCCCTTTTATCATCTCCTTTCCTCCACCCCTGTAGTCCaacaagttttcatttttatctttattttactAAAAATGGCATTTAAGAGGTCTACACTAAACAGCCAtgcagggaagagagagggtgacGCAGTCTGATGTTAGCAGCAGTGAAAGTGCACCTGTCACCGGTGTTATTCCACACTTCCTGTGGAGAAGGCTCACCTGTCTCTGTCCGTCATCTCTTCAAGGCACCAGCCCCGGCGGCAGCGGGTATTACTATGGTGACACAGAGATGCTGACAGAATTCGGCTGGGATGATCACAACATCCGACGGATCTTCATCCGTAAGGTTGGTACAGCACACACCTCTGAAAAACATTCAGTCTTCAGTGTGTTGTCTCTATATGGTGTAGACTTCAGGAGACCTGAAATGAGTACAGCTACCATATGCTGTCAATAACTGACTTGTTCAAACATAAACGATCAGAAGACTCCACTGTGAATCATTTTGATAGCTCTAGCCATTTGGGGGCTCATGAAACATTATTCCAGCATTAGTACTTCAAGGTGTCTGAAcaaaatttttaaatgattaaagaGAAGTTTACTTTCATTATACTTCAGGTCCtatatgaaacttttttttggaGGCCTAGCACCACAGGCTCTTCAACAGCCATTAGTTTCTGTTGGTAcagtttttgttattgtttggaaaaagctgcaaacaaaaaataacataaattaaaaaaaaatgtgatcacaCAAATAGTCATTGTGTGCACATTGTTCACTAGCTGGCACCATCTGTGAACAGCAAGCACATCACACGCAGGCCCTTGACTGGTCAGAATTTTGGGTGCAGTTCTGGAATTTTCCCCCTTTCTTCCTGACAAAGCTCACACATTTCCATTATACATGGTTCTCTCATGGTCATGCAAACTGAATACTGCTCTGTGATGATAATGTCTTTAAGGGTCATATTCTGCAAGAGGTTAAGCCAgactgtcacatttttttacacagagAGTGATACTGCTGCTTTGTTGATCCATTCTGCTATGTGccaaaataacagtaaaagcTCAGTTTATATATGTTTGGGTATGTGCActcatgtgtgagagtgtgtgtgtgcatgtcagtgtgtgtgtgtccatgcatgctTAGTATGCATACTCTCTTCTCACAggtgtttctgcatttttgcagGTGTACACCATCCTGCTGATCCAATTGTTGATCACTGTGGCCATTGTGGCTCTCTTCACCttctggtgagtgtgtgtgtgtgtgtgtccattggCCTGTTTTAGAAAGCAGGTTTAACAAACTCTGAGTTTAAACCTGAACTCTGGGTTGACTAACTCTGAGCTGTCAAACTCAGAGTTTTCGGTTTCAGAACAGGTGATAACAAGTAGTTCAATCAACTCTGAGTTAAGTTAACCCTGAGTAAAGGACGTGCATGAGGAGATAAAAAGCCCTCATCAATGGAACACAGATAACATGATTCATCTTGGTAACAGGAGAACAAAGGGCTCGATCCTCCTACTTCTCCCCAGTGGAGttagaaatattaatgaatgtgtaTGCAGAATATGAGTATATATGTGAGTATTAACTCAAAAAAAGTTCATTACAGGCAATTGTGATGTTGATTAGCCCAATTAAACAGCATATTAAACAGCAAATATGCTCAGGGTCACCGATGTTATATAAATTCCCATtggcaaaaaaaaggaaaagaacacaaaGAATTTATTCCATGCTGAGAGCATGTCCACAATGTGTCATATAAACGATATGAGGGCTGAGAATATTGTTCAGATAAATGTTCGATtgtgcagaaaaatgaaaacgcTCAAACAGATAATCATCAGGGAATGATAAAACATCCAAGCGGGGTCTGATCACCCTCTCCCGATGGAGATTTCTGCAGAGTATTTGTGCTTCAATATCAACTGGCTCTTCAAGAAAAAGACACACCATGTCTGACACCtccttcagtctgcaggcttcagctaaagaggaggagaaactgaCTCAGAGTTAGGCTGAACTGGCTTTGTGAAACCGAAAACCCAGAGTTTCTTTCAACTCTGAGTCAACTAACTTTGAGTTCTCActaaacctgctttctgaaacagaGCCCATGAGTGTGTAAGAATGAAAGTCAAGTTACACAAGAGTGTTCCAGGATTGAGTGATTGACATCGCTaatcctcctgctctctcccccagTGAACCAGTGAAGTACTACATTCAGACCAATCCTGGCTGGTACTGGGCCTCTTAGTAAGTAACACATTCACTGCTACTGATGGACAATATAATATGACAAAATTATCAGGTATTACTGTGTATTTACTGGAATTATAACTGGCAGATTACATTTGAGAGTCATTTGAATATATCTGAGTATGTATTTGAACAACAACAGACACGCCAAGCACATGGTCAGTGGCCCTCAGCAAGGTGGTTATTTAACACTTAGTGAACACACTTTACAGACCTCTATATTCtgaaaattaatgaataaaaaaacgaATGAACACACTATGCATACGTCATACCATTGTATTTTAGTTTTATCTCAAACTGTGACTTTGAAGTGACTAATCTAAGCTTTGTTTTTGACAGTGCGGTCTTCTTTGTCACATACCTGACTCTGTCTTGTTGCCCTGGACCAAGGTGGGTGTTAGCTGTCATTATTAAGGTAACTGTTTTTGTCAGGATTACCACAGTTAAGggccttttttttcagcattgtcCCTCACTTCTGTTTCCTGTGTCTCCCCTCAACAGGAGGCAGTTTCCCTGGAATCTGATCCTACTGGTCATCTTTGTGAGTATCAGGAATGtagtcagtgtcagtgtttagCTTTACACTTATATATTGACGTTGTTTGAATTTAGCTTACCAACCAACCTGAATACTcttgtgtgcgtgcacgtgtgaCTATGCATATCCCTAAGTGAGCGCGTGGGTATCTTTGAGTTGAACCTGTCTGCGAGAATGTGCGTCCACAGTTGTCAAGCCCTTGGGACTAACCATGGCCTCTCCTGTTCcagacactgtctctctcctatATCACAGGGATGTTGTCCAGGTACAGTCCCACACTGGCTGCATGTCCATGCCTCTGTCTGTATCTGACtctgtcctctgtgtctgtgtttactcTGCTTGCATGCTCTCACCCCATGTCAGACTGGCAGCATTGCCGTCATGATCGCTTTTGTGGCCAGGTAAATAATGAATGCGTGCTGCTTTACCATTACAGAGCCACTGCTACACGGCTCTCATCAATTAACATTTACCTGACAGTCTGTGTAAGGGAATGGCTGAGCAACAATGACCTGATTCACATCAGTGTCTGTGCCTGTGAAGGATTTGCGATTTGCGGTGCAGGTTGGTATGAGTGGTGTTGTGCTGCAGAGTGAAATATGTTGCATTGCAGAGCGGGTTGAATCATTGAATGAGGGATGTTAAAGCTAATCCAGATGCACTGACATGCTGAAAGCACAGGTCGCCTGTGCAGTTTCAGCACCTGACATATATGACATCTGGGCAGCAATGTGGTAgaatggtaaggagcagggcttgtaaatgaaaggtttgctggtttgatttcccacttgggcactgctgctgtacccttggggaaggtacttaacccagaattgcctcaataaatatccagctgtataaatgggtaacatgtgaAGTCAtaacctatgtgagtcgctctgctaaatgacaataatgtaatctgaaAATGAGCAGCACTTCTGTGTCATGTTGTTATGTCATGCTATGTCTTATGTGTCACAAATGTTGCATGCGTCAAGCCAGTCTAAGGTCATTTGATGTGACCTGTTTTAGA
This portion of the Megalops cyprinoides isolate fMegCyp1 chromosome 7, fMegCyp1.pri, whole genome shotgun sequence genome encodes:
- the LOC118780856 gene encoding protein lifeguard 2-like; translated protein: MTQGKVSVTNKQTNGAQEGTMPAAPPSYEEATAGTSPGGSGYYYGDTEMLTEFGWDDHNIRRIFIRKVYTILLIQLLITVAIVALFTFCEPVKYYIQTNPGWYWASYAVFFVTYLTLSCCPGPRRQFPWNLILLVIFTLSLSYITGMLSSFYNTKSVILCLTITAMVCLAVTIFSFQTKIDITSCQGVLFVMCITLFFCGLFLAIVLPFGYVPWLHAIYATVGAILFTMFLAFDTQLLMGNRRYTISPEEYIFATLNIYLDVVYIFSFFLQMFGTERD